A window of Paenibacillus polygoni contains these coding sequences:
- a CDS encoding winged helix-turn-helix domain-containing protein has protein sequence MKASTLLLPRQAKQYLLAKEYALLIFLARHQGQTFTREHLLNQVWGMEYPSERTVDDHIYRLRKKLVSLPEFELLTVRGTGYRLSLHETNGPRMRPSLYDAELQAAVGQLFQKYHLLGQGDSMMALAAQQEVLGIEVNSYYSRYLHFLDGDLAYFVHDHTAPVHDQLYWISILYGILIPPEEALGLLEKILQSGLLSPHQHREMYILNIIDIYAENGRFAEAEKRLIETRWVVKEDELIGFHIPVAAAELYLYILQNEPDKVNKKMDQIRLMLEDTPYLRELIRFHFLEGIWQYSQGIIQDAISSVDLGMQVYYESKSTPHLLISLGQFLRYIDRNPHPTLEKETKTLKLKLKRILAELNEKHQYDALLGPAHDRILNFLASV, from the coding sequence ATGAAGGCATCTACTCTGTTACTACCCCGTCAGGCAAAGCAATACTTGCTGGCAAAAGAGTATGCACTCCTTATCTTTTTAGCTCGCCATCAAGGGCAAACCTTTACCAGGGAGCATCTTCTGAATCAGGTGTGGGGGATGGAATACCCTTCAGAGCGTACGGTGGATGATCACATTTATCGGCTTCGTAAAAAGCTCGTTTCTCTTCCTGAATTCGAACTTCTTACCGTACGCGGTACAGGATATCGACTGAGCTTACATGAAACGAATGGTCCGCGTATGCGTCCCTCCCTCTATGATGCGGAATTACAAGCGGCGGTAGGTCAGCTGTTTCAGAAATATCATTTGCTTGGTCAAGGCGACTCCATGATGGCTCTTGCTGCGCAGCAGGAGGTACTTGGGATTGAGGTTAATTCATACTATTCCAGATATCTGCATTTTCTAGATGGAGATCTGGCCTATTTTGTACATGACCACACCGCGCCTGTTCACGATCAGCTCTACTGGATATCGATTCTATATGGGATCCTTATTCCGCCTGAAGAAGCACTTGGACTTTTAGAGAAGATCCTTCAATCGGGTCTGCTGTCTCCTCATCAGCATAGGGAGATGTATATCCTGAATATCATAGACATCTATGCAGAGAATGGCCGATTTGCAGAGGCGGAGAAACGGTTAATCGAGACCCGCTGGGTTGTAAAGGAAGATGAACTGATCGGGTTTCATATTCCAGTGGCTGCTGCTGAGCTGTACCTCTATATCTTGCAGAATGAACCTGATAAAGTGAACAAGAAGATGGATCAAATCCGTCTCATGCTGGAGGATACACCTTATCTTCGAGAGCTGATTCGGTTTCATTTCTTGGAGGGAATCTGGCAGTATTCGCAGGGGATTATTCAAGATGCGATCTCTTCTGTTGATTTAGGAATGCAAGTATATTACGAGTCTAAAAGCACCCCGCATTTGCTCATCTCGCTTGGACAGTTCCTGCGTTATATAGATCGAAATCCTCACCCAACTCTTGAAAAAGAGACCAAAACTTTGAAGCTAAAGCTGAAGCGTATTCTCGCTGAATTAAATGAGAAGCATCAATATGATGCTTTACTAGGCCCAGCACATGACAGAATATTAAATTTCCTCGCTTCTGTCTGA
- a CDS encoding ABC transporter ATP-binding protein: MLHIDHVSKLFNPGTVDEKIALMDANLTLNQGDFVTVIGSNGAGKSTLMNVISGVLRPDAGEVRIKDKTISGLPEYKRSQWIGRVFQDPMAGTAPQMTIEENLAMAYRRGKSRGLSFGISKGTKHLFREQLEKLGIGLENRTRAKVGLLSGGERQALSLLMATFTRPEILLLDEHTAALDPSRAELITSITETLVREMNLTTLMVTHNMEQAIRLGNRLIMMDKGRIILDVNAERKASLTVTELLREFEQISGTTLADDRVVLG; encoded by the coding sequence ATGCTGCACATTGATCATGTCTCCAAATTATTTAATCCAGGTACGGTAGATGAAAAAATTGCGTTGATGGATGCGAATTTAACCCTAAACCAAGGCGACTTTGTAACAGTCATCGGTAGTAATGGGGCAGGCAAATCTACCTTGATGAATGTGATATCAGGTGTACTGAGACCCGATGCCGGAGAAGTGAGAATTAAAGATAAGACGATAAGCGGTTTGCCAGAATATAAGCGGAGTCAGTGGATCGGCCGGGTATTTCAGGACCCGATGGCAGGGACTGCGCCTCAGATGACGATTGAAGAGAATCTCGCGATGGCTTACCGCCGCGGCAAATCAAGAGGGCTTTCTTTTGGAATTAGTAAGGGGACGAAGCATCTATTCCGGGAACAACTGGAGAAGCTCGGGATTGGACTTGAAAATCGGACTAGAGCCAAGGTAGGACTCTTGTCTGGCGGGGAAAGACAGGCGCTCAGCCTGCTTATGGCGACATTTACTCGCCCTGAGATACTGCTTCTCGATGAGCATACTGCTGCACTTGACCCATCACGGGCTGAGCTGATTACGAGCATCACAGAAACGCTTGTCCGAGAAATGAACCTGACTACCCTGATGGTAACTCATAATATGGAACAAGCGATTCGGCTGGGGAACCGGCTGATTATGATGGATAAGGGCCGGATTATCCTTGATGTAAATGCGGAGCGCAAAGCATCCCTCACCGTGACTGAACTGCTGCGGGAGTTCGAGCAGATTAGCGGAACAACACTCGCTGATGATCGGGTTGTTCTTGGGTAG
- a CDS encoding ABC transporter permease — MVSTLLELLASTPKAIELGLLYGLMALGVYITFRILDFPDLTVDQSFTTGGAIAAVMITAGHAPWVATLAAFGGGVAAGACTGLLHTKGKINGLLSGILMMIALYSINMRILKAPNVSLINTDTLFTGVSPLYFMLIISVIVILLLDIFFKTNLGLALRATGDNERMIRSFGANTDITKLVGISLSNGLVALSGAFIAQQSGFADISMGIGMIVIGLASVIIGEAIVGKRSIFWAIVSVILGSVVYRIVVMLAYRIEWLETSDLKIITAVIVILALLIPSTQRKIKQKKMAKKRTADLLSGTGYTGKNVGGGL; from the coding sequence ATGGTTAGTACACTGCTCGAACTGCTTGCATCCACGCCAAAAGCGATTGAGCTGGGGCTTTTATATGGACTCATGGCGCTGGGCGTATATATTACATTTCGGATTCTCGACTTCCCCGATCTAACGGTTGACCAAAGTTTCACGACAGGCGGGGCCATTGCGGCAGTGATGATAACAGCGGGACACGCTCCTTGGGTTGCCACCCTGGCTGCTTTTGGCGGAGGAGTTGCGGCGGGGGCATGTACAGGACTGCTGCACACCAAGGGGAAAATCAATGGCCTGTTATCCGGTATTCTGATGATGATTGCCCTCTATTCGATTAATATGCGAATTCTCAAAGCTCCCAACGTGTCGCTGATTAATACGGATACGCTGTTTACAGGTGTATCTCCTCTGTATTTCATGCTGATCATTTCTGTCATCGTGATCTTGCTTCTTGATATTTTCTTTAAAACAAATCTAGGACTTGCCCTTCGCGCAACGGGTGACAATGAGCGTATGATTCGCAGCTTTGGTGCGAATACAGACATAACCAAGCTCGTAGGGATCAGCTTGTCCAATGGTCTTGTTGCTTTGTCCGGTGCTTTTATTGCACAGCAGTCTGGATTTGCAGATATTTCGATGGGGATCGGAATGATCGTGATCGGACTGGCTTCTGTCATCATCGGGGAAGCGATTGTTGGTAAGCGGAGTATCTTTTGGGCAATTGTTTCCGTCATTCTTGGTTCGGTTGTATACCGAATTGTGGTCATGTTAGCTTATCGTATCGAATGGCTGGAGACTTCGGACCTTAAGATTATTACTGCCGTGATCGTCATTCTGGCACTGCTTATTCCTTCCACTCAGCGAAAAATAAAGCAGAAGAAGATGGCGAAGAAGCGGACGGCAGATCTGTTATCTGGAACAGGGTATACAGGAAAAAATGTAGGAGGTGGTCTATAA
- a CDS encoding ABC transporter substrate-binding protein, with amino-acid sequence MKKKMWMSLILGASMALAAGCGNDAGSTGTNGTSGGEGGDSAGEKKMYTIAISQYVEHPSLDATREGFMAALKDGGLVEEDNLKIDLSNAQADAANNLSIAQKIATDKSDLVLGIATPSAQAVVQQVKDKPVLFAAVTDPLNAKLVTNLEKPGGNVTGASDTNPEAIKTLASFIAQQMPEIKKVGLVLNEGEPNAVVMAGNAEAAFKEHNIELIKASVTNTSEVQQAADSLVGKVDALYITLDNTVVSAVDTIIKIANDKDIPFFSSDRDTVEKGAFATVGFKYFDHGYQVGEMAVDILKNGANPADLAITVPDKLDLILNLSAAAEQGIEVTEEMKASVTDQETNIIQ; translated from the coding sequence ATGAAGAAAAAAATGTGGATGTCTTTGATTCTTGGTGCTTCGATGGCTTTGGCAGCAGGTTGTGGAAACGATGCAGGGAGTACGGGGACGAACGGTACCTCGGGCGGAGAAGGCGGAGATTCCGCAGGCGAAAAGAAGATGTATACCATTGCGATCTCGCAGTACGTTGAACATCCTTCGCTAGATGCCACAAGAGAAGGTTTTATGGCTGCTTTGAAGGACGGTGGTCTGGTAGAGGAAGACAATCTGAAGATTGACCTCAGCAATGCCCAAGCCGATGCTGCGAATAACCTATCCATTGCTCAGAAGATTGCTACAGATAAAAGTGATCTTGTGCTCGGTATAGCTACCCCTTCTGCTCAAGCTGTTGTCCAGCAGGTAAAAGATAAGCCTGTACTATTCGCTGCGGTAACAGATCCTCTGAATGCAAAACTTGTGACCAATCTAGAGAAACCGGGCGGCAATGTTACAGGAGCATCGGATACGAATCCAGAGGCAATTAAGACACTGGCTTCTTTCATTGCACAGCAAATGCCGGAGATTAAAAAAGTCGGCCTTGTACTTAATGAAGGAGAACCTAATGCGGTAGTTATGGCGGGCAATGCGGAAGCAGCTTTCAAGGAGCATAATATTGAACTCATTAAAGCCTCAGTCACGAATACGTCCGAGGTACAGCAGGCAGCAGATTCCCTAGTCGGCAAAGTCGATGCCCTCTACATTACACTCGATAATACCGTGGTAAGTGCAGTAGATACAATTATCAAAATTGCGAACGATAAAGATATTCCGTTCTTCTCCAGTGACCGTGATACGGTAGAGAAAGGTGCATTCGCAACCGTAGGTTTTAAATATTTTGACCATGGATATCAAGTAGGCGAAATGGCTGTAGATATTCTAAAAAATGGTGCAAATCCAGCCGATCTTGCGATTACCGTACCAGACAAACTTGATCTTATTCTTAACCTCAGTGCGGCTGCAGAACAAGGAATTGAAGTCACAGAGGAAATGAAGGCAAGCGTAACAGATCAGGAAACCAATATTATTCAGTAA
- a CDS encoding helix-turn-helix transcriptional regulator, whose product MSAPRDMSTRQQVLHMLKLQGPLSAREITAELKITEMAVRRHLATLEKDGYIAPHLVRQTAGRPSAVYGLTDTGETLFPKTYPKVTLDLLEELQDEAGEEMIDLLFERRRNKLRERYIKEMEDKDLESRVHSLARIQNDGGYMTELTEDEEGYILREYNCPISEVADVYQQACRCELELFESLLQASVTRTECLAKGGRCCTYKIKSS is encoded by the coding sequence ATGAGTGCACCAAGAGATATGTCAACACGCCAGCAAGTGCTGCACATGTTAAAGCTTCAAGGTCCGCTGAGTGCCCGTGAGATCACTGCCGAACTGAAGATTACAGAGATGGCGGTACGCAGGCACCTTGCAACACTGGAGAAGGACGGGTATATTGCCCCTCATCTAGTTCGGCAGACTGCTGGCCGTCCTTCTGCCGTGTATGGACTCACGGATACAGGTGAAACATTGTTCCCCAAAACCTATCCAAAGGTTACGCTGGATCTGCTTGAGGAACTGCAAGACGAAGCCGGTGAGGAAATGATCGATTTATTGTTTGAGAGGCGCAGAAACAAGCTTCGCGAACGATATATTAAAGAGATGGAAGACAAAGATCTAGAGAGCCGGGTTCATTCTTTGGCACGGATTCAAAATGATGGCGGTTATATGACGGAACTTACAGAAGACGAAGAAGGTTATATTCTGCGTGAATATAATTGCCCGATTTCTGAGGTTGCCGATGTATATCAACAGGCATGCCGCTGTGAGTTAGAATTATTCGAATCCCTGCTGCAAGCTTCGGTAACCCGCACCGAATGCCTTGCCAAAGGCGGACGCTGCTGTACGTATAAGATAAAATCATCTTAA
- the trhO gene encoding oxygen-dependent tRNA uridine(34) hydroxylase TrhO, with protein MSQSNYRVLLYYKFVHIDDPETLTQEHLQYCKDLGLKGRILIAEEGINGTVSGTYEQTEQYMQDMKANPLFSDIWFKIDEVEGHAFKKMFVRHKKELVTFRYEEELDPNVLFGKRLSPKEFYEELQSDDVVVIDGRNDYEYEIGHFRGAIRPEVESFREFPQWIRENLSDVKDKKVITYCTGGIRCEKLTGFLLKEGFQDVAQLEGGIVTYGKDPEVQGRLFDGKCYVFDERISVPINRTDEDIVIASCYHCGTIEDQYVNCPTCNLQYVSCDSCAEEHDLYCSDACREKANVAAASIS; from the coding sequence ATGAGTCAATCTAATTACCGTGTACTGCTGTACTATAAATTTGTCCACATTGATGATCCAGAGACGTTAACTCAGGAACATTTACAATATTGCAAGGATCTAGGACTGAAAGGCCGGATACTGATTGCGGAAGAAGGAATCAACGGAACGGTATCAGGAACTTATGAGCAAACAGAGCAATACATGCAGGATATGAAAGCAAACCCGCTGTTTAGCGATATCTGGTTTAAGATTGACGAAGTAGAAGGTCACGCGTTCAAAAAAATGTTTGTGCGTCACAAAAAAGAACTAGTGACTTTCCGCTATGAAGAAGAGCTGGATCCAAACGTCTTGTTCGGCAAACGTCTCTCTCCTAAGGAATTTTATGAAGAGCTGCAAAGCGATGATGTTGTGGTAATTGACGGCCGTAACGATTATGAATATGAAATTGGGCATTTCCGCGGAGCGATCCGCCCTGAAGTCGAGTCTTTCCGTGAATTCCCGCAGTGGATTCGTGAGAACCTCAGCGATGTGAAAGACAAGAAAGTCATTACGTATTGTACAGGCGGGATTCGCTGTGAGAAACTTACCGGTTTCTTGCTAAAAGAAGGATTCCAGGATGTCGCTCAGCTTGAAGGCGGAATTGTTACTTATGGTAAAGATCCTGAGGTTCAGGGCAGACTGTTTGACGGTAAATGCTATGTATTTGACGAACGTATTTCTGTACCGATTAACCGTACAGACGAAGATATTGTGATTGCTTCCTGCTATCACTGCGGAACGATAGAAGACCAATATGTGAACTGCCCGACATGTAATTTACAGTATGTGTCCTGTGATTCTTGTGCGGAAGAGCATGACTTGTACTGTTCGGATGCTTGCCGGGAGAAAGCGAACGTAGCGGCTGCTTCGATCTCATAA
- a CDS encoding carbohydrate ABC transporter permease yields the protein MKKSRNRTNWIVMTLIVLGTIVVLFPLYMTVTIALKNPEQMRQSIFAFPADIQWSNFSKAIEMTGFFRALGNSTLVTTATVMLTLLTNSLVAYAIARNMNHKFFKGLYFYFVSAMFIPFQIIMLPVVKLTSGLHMTNLVGLIFLHTVYGLAFNIFIYVAYIRSIPMALEEAAKVDGATTWGTFWRIIFPLLAPMSATVGILTCLSTYNDFLLPLIMISDQRQYTLPLVQYIFQGQFNTDFNLAFASYLMAMLPMIIIYIFAQKWIINGVTQGSIKA from the coding sequence ATGAAGAAATCTCGTAATCGTACGAATTGGATCGTCATGACCCTGATTGTTCTCGGGACCATCGTTGTGTTGTTTCCGCTCTATATGACCGTTACCATCGCACTGAAAAACCCGGAACAGATGCGTCAGTCCATCTTCGCTTTTCCTGCGGATATCCAGTGGAGTAACTTCTCAAAAGCAATTGAGATGACGGGATTCTTCCGAGCACTCGGGAACAGTACATTGGTTACTACAGCAACCGTCATGCTTACTTTGCTGACAAATTCGCTTGTTGCTTATGCGATCGCCAGAAATATGAATCATAAATTTTTTAAAGGATTATATTTTTATTTTGTCAGTGCCATGTTTATTCCTTTCCAAATTATTATGCTGCCTGTCGTAAAATTAACGTCTGGTCTGCATATGACGAATTTAGTAGGTCTCATTTTTCTGCATACGGTGTATGGTCTTGCCTTTAATATCTTTATCTATGTGGCTTATATTCGTTCGATCCCCATGGCACTGGAAGAAGCGGCGAAAGTGGATGGAGCAACGACTTGGGGTACATTCTGGCGCATTATCTTCCCGCTGCTTGCTCCCATGAGTGCTACCGTCGGAATTCTGACGTGCTTATCAACATATAATGACTTCCTGCTGCCGCTCATTATGATTAGTGATCAGCGTCAGTATACCCTGCCGCTTGTGCAGTATATTTTCCAAGGACAGTTTAACACGGACTTTAACCTTGCATTCGCTTCCTATCTCATGGCAATGCTGCCGATGATTATCATCTACATTTTTGCTCAAAAGTGGATTATTAACGGGGTAACTCAGGGATCTATCAAAGCTTAA
- a CDS encoding carbohydrate ABC transporter permease, whose protein sequence is MKNRLTPYYWMTLPAVVLFFIFMTLPALQGLYYSFTNWNGFGDTYDFIGFKNYVNLFQDSNIGNAYWFTIRFAVVATIFINIISLLIALGLNAKIKFRNFFRAVYFLPNILSILIVGYIFNYLFSNVFPLWGESLGLTALTTNILGSQDLAWVGVVTVAIWQGIAFNTILYLAGLQTIPTDLYEASNLDGAGKWREFWSITFPLIAPFFTINMVLAMKNSLMVFDLVVAMTDGGPGRATQSIAHLIYTGGFKGGEFAYQSANAIIYFILIAFISIIQLRFLQRREGDV, encoded by the coding sequence ATGAAGAACCGGCTCACTCCGTATTACTGGATGACTCTGCCTGCTGTGGTACTTTTCTTTATATTTATGACTTTGCCTGCCTTGCAGGGTCTATACTACTCATTCACCAATTGGAACGGTTTCGGAGATACATATGATTTTATTGGATTCAAAAACTACGTTAACCTGTTCCAGGACAGCAATATTGGGAATGCTTACTGGTTTACCATCAGGTTTGCTGTGGTGGCTACTATTTTTATTAATATCATCAGTTTACTCATTGCGCTTGGTCTAAATGCCAAGATTAAGTTTCGTAACTTTTTTCGTGCAGTCTACTTCTTACCGAATATTCTGAGTATTCTGATTGTCGGCTATATTTTTAATTATCTTTTCTCTAACGTATTTCCATTATGGGGAGAAAGCCTTGGGCTAACGGCACTGACAACAAACATTCTAGGCAGTCAGGATCTGGCTTGGGTCGGTGTAGTTACCGTTGCCATTTGGCAAGGGATTGCTTTTAACACGATTCTTTATCTAGCGGGTCTGCAGACGATCCCAACGGATTTATATGAAGCTTCAAATCTAGACGGGGCAGGTAAGTGGCGTGAATTCTGGAGTATTACATTCCCGCTGATCGCTCCCTTTTTTACGATTAATATGGTACTTGCGATGAAGAACTCGCTTATGGTCTTTGACCTTGTTGTTGCCATGACCGATGGCGGACCTGGGCGGGCAACGCAGTCCATTGCCCATCTGATCTACACAGGCGGATTTAAAGGCGGGGAATTTGCTTATCAGTCGGCGAATGCCATCATTTACTTTATTCTGATTGCCTTTATCTCGATCATACAACTACGCTTCCTGCAGAGAAGGGAGGGTGACGTATAA
- a CDS encoding ABC transporter substrate-binding protein, with the protein MGFSILKGCKLLLLIGGAVLTLSACSTSGASDKIQLEFFQNKSEAKESFDKLVDKFNSEQSKIEVTQVNPPDAETVLKTRLVKNDVPDIIALGATDTFSVLSQSHIFMEQTDQEMIDLINPSYLQMVTDTSGMDELTGIPYATNANGIMYNKTLFKEMGLDVPKTWDELLETAKKIKDAGKIPFYLTYKDDWQASLSFNALALNLEGIDFYIDRREDKTTFQERYREIAEKQLAILDYGHSDNFGKTYADGNRAFANGEAYMYIQGTWAIPEIRKANPDIEIGFFTFPTSNNPEEINLVNGIDTLLTVSNDTKYKEESMEFIKFLLREDNIKQYITEQNLFSAVEGVKQEDPSVAGVIPYIEKGQVTDFADHYIPSAVELNSIVQEFLQNGDIDAYLAKLDKEWDKVANRR; encoded by the coding sequence ATGGGATTTAGTATACTCAAAGGTTGTAAGCTGCTTTTACTTATCGGAGGAGCCGTGCTGACACTGAGCGCATGCAGTACCAGCGGAGCATCGGACAAGATTCAGCTGGAGTTTTTTCAGAATAAATCGGAGGCAAAGGAATCCTTCGACAAGTTGGTTGATAAATTCAATAGTGAACAATCCAAGATTGAGGTAACACAAGTGAATCCGCCAGATGCGGAGACGGTGCTCAAGACAAGACTTGTCAAAAATGATGTCCCTGACATCATAGCGCTTGGAGCGACGGATACCTTCTCAGTGCTCTCTCAAAGCCATATTTTTATGGAACAAACGGATCAAGAGATGATCGATCTCATTAATCCGAGTTACCTTCAGATGGTGACAGATACAAGCGGTATGGATGAGCTGACCGGTATCCCTTATGCAACGAATGCAAACGGCATTATGTATAACAAAACGCTTTTCAAAGAAATGGGGCTGGACGTTCCGAAGACTTGGGACGAACTGCTCGAAACCGCGAAAAAGATTAAGGATGCAGGAAAAATTCCATTTTACTTAACCTACAAAGATGATTGGCAAGCGAGCCTTTCTTTTAATGCGTTAGCTCTGAATCTAGAAGGGATTGATTTTTATATCGATCGCAGAGAAGACAAAACGACTTTTCAGGAAAGGTACAGAGAAATCGCGGAGAAACAGCTGGCCATTTTAGATTACGGACATAGTGATAACTTTGGTAAAACGTATGCTGACGGTAACCGAGCGTTTGCAAATGGCGAAGCCTATATGTACATACAAGGAACTTGGGCAATCCCGGAAATAAGAAAAGCGAATCCGGATATCGAAATTGGCTTTTTTACTTTTCCGACGAGTAACAACCCAGAAGAGATCAATCTTGTTAATGGAATTGATACGCTCCTGACGGTATCGAATGATACAAAATATAAAGAGGAGTCTATGGAATTTATTAAGTTTTTGCTTCGTGAAGACAACATTAAACAGTACATTACAGAACAGAATTTATTTTCTGCTGTAGAGGGTGTAAAGCAGGAGGACCCAAGTGTCGCGGGTGTAATTCCTTACATCGAAAAAGGACAAGTCACAGACTTTGCCGATCACTATATTCCTTCGGCAGTAGAGCTCAATTCCATCGTACAGGAGTTTTTGCAAAATGGAGATATTGACGCGTATCTAGCCAAACTCGATAAAGAGTGGGATAAGGTAGCGAATCGCAGATAA
- a CDS encoding prenyltransferase yields the protein MKKWEFFKQLTRIFSITVMIVPVILGTVAAYAVTREFHWFLFLVTLVGAVSAHIFSNLINDLWDYRNGADTKAVELEGDIATHSAILTSGKITEKRLASITWAFLLLAAVCGLVLTMICGWPILALAVVGALLAYFYVAPPLKLGYRGKGYGEMAIFISFGVLPVLGAYYVQTGEFSLTPLLLSFPIGMLTTMLLYNHHFLHRNADAAAGKDTLVVVWGEEKGLRASKMMTSLAYVFLIIAVAFDALPVYGLIAIISIIPLYKVYKTLSDKENPTEAYLPLFGASQQSSVLCGLMMVIALFIQIWTT from the coding sequence ATGAAAAAATGGGAATTTTTCAAACAACTTACCCGGATATTTTCAATTACGGTTATGATTGTTCCCGTGATTCTCGGAACGGTAGCTGCTTATGCAGTGACGAGAGAGTTTCATTGGTTTTTATTTTTAGTCACACTGGTGGGGGCCGTATCTGCACATATTTTCTCGAATCTCATCAATGATCTCTGGGATTACCGCAATGGGGCGGATACCAAAGCGGTCGAGCTAGAAGGTGACATTGCTACACATTCCGCGATTCTTACATCAGGTAAAATAACGGAAAAGCGCCTTGCAAGTATTACATGGGCATTCTTGCTGCTTGCTGCGGTATGCGGTCTTGTACTTACCATGATCTGCGGTTGGCCTATTCTGGCTTTGGCTGTGGTCGGAGCATTGCTTGCTTATTTCTATGTAGCACCCCCGCTGAAGTTAGGTTACCGAGGAAAAGGGTATGGTGAGATGGCAATCTTCATTTCCTTTGGCGTTCTGCCTGTGCTCGGTGCTTACTATGTACAGACCGGCGAATTTAGTCTTACACCGCTGTTACTGTCGTTCCCAATCGGGATGCTTACTACGATGCTTTTGTATAATCATCATTTCTTGCACAGAAATGCGGATGCTGCAGCAGGTAAGGACACTTTAGTTGTCGTGTGGGGTGAAGAGAAGGGGCTGCGCGCATCAAAAATGATGACGAGTCTTGCTTATGTATTTTTGATTATCGCCGTTGCATTTGATGCTCTGCCGGTGTATGGTCTTATTGCGATCATTTCGATTATTCCACTTTATAAAGTGTATAAAACACTAAGTGACAAAGAAAATCCTACGGAAGCTTATTTACCTCTATTTGGAGCTTCCCAGCAGTCTTCCGTATTATGCGGACTGATGATGGTTATCGCGTTATTTATTCAGATTTGGACAACGTAG
- the lspA gene encoding signal peptidase II encodes MVFYFTAFLVILLDQLSKWWVRDHIAISEVIPVRGIIYELQHYENSGMAFSLFQGYARLFGVVAVIFICIILYYRSKGDIQGPISNAGAGFLVGGAAGNMIDRFWHGTVTDFIVFSEGGGIMNIADLALNAGIILYIIGMILNYFSSQQKKRNFP; translated from the coding sequence ATGGTATTTTACTTTACGGCATTTCTTGTTATTCTGCTTGATCAGCTTAGTAAGTGGTGGGTACGTGACCATATCGCAATATCTGAAGTGATTCCTGTAAGAGGGATTATCTATGAACTCCAGCATTATGAGAATTCAGGTATGGCGTTCAGCTTATTTCAGGGGTATGCTCGTTTATTTGGTGTAGTTGCTGTCATCTTTATCTGTATTATTCTTTATTATCGCTCCAAAGGGGATATTCAGGGTCCTATTTCGAATGCGGGAGCAGGATTTCTTGTCGGGGGTGCAGCGGGGAATATGATCGATCGGTTCTGGCATGGAACCGTAACGGATTTTATTGTCTTCTCGGAAGGCGGAGGTATTATGAATATCGCCGATCTGGCTCTAAATGCAGGAATCATTCTCTATATTATAGGGATGATCTTGAACTATTTTTCTTCTCAACAAAAGAAAAGGAATTTTCCTTAA